The Thermodesulfobacteriota bacterium sequence GATAACGGCGTTAAGCCGGAACTCCTGTTTCCCTTCGCTCCGCTCAGAGGGGGATTCCGGGGGGGATTCCGGGGACAGTATACTTAATATTTGACAATTGGGGACAATACCGGCAATAATCCAGGCATGGCAAGGATAGCAAGAGTCGTCATACCGGGAATACCTCACAACATCACCCAGCGGGGTAATCGCCGGATGCAGACTTTTTTCTGCGACGATGATTATCAAGGATATATGTCCATGATGTCT is a genomic window containing:
- a CDS encoding transposase: MARIARVVIPGIPHNITQRGNRRMQTFFCDDDYQGYMSMMS